The genomic window GATGGGTTATCTCTCTACAACAAGATGGGTTATCTCAGAACAACAAGATAGGTTATCTCTCTACAACAAGATGGGTTATCTCTCTACAACAAGATAGGTTATCTCCCTACAACAAGATGGGTTATCTCGTTACAACAAGATGGGTTATCTCGGAACAACAAGATGGGTTATCTCGGAACAAGATGGGTTATCTCCCTACAACAAGATGGGTTATCTCGCTACAACAAGATGGGTAATCTCCCTACAACAAGATGGGTTATCTCAGAACAACAAGATGGGTTATCTCGTTACAACAAGATGGGTTATCTCGTTACAAGATAGGTTATCTCGTTACAACAAGATAGGTTATCTCGTTACAACAAGATGGGTTATCTCGTTACAACAAGATAGGTTATCTCGTTACAACAAGATGGGTTATCTCGTTACAACAAGATGGGTTATCTCGTTACAACAAGATGGGTTATCTTGTTACAACAAGATGGGTAATCTCCCTACAACAAGATGGGTTATCTCGTTACAACAAGATGGGTTATCTCGTTACAACAAGATGGGTTATCTCATTACAACAAGATGGGTTATCTCGGAACAACAAGATGGGTTATCTCAGAACAACAAGATGGGTTATCTCGTTACAACAAGATGGGTTATCTCGTTACAACAAGATGGGTTATCTTGTTACAACAAGATGGGTAATCTTGTTATAAcgacatatatatgtcatgacAATCAGTCAATCGGCCAATAAgttcatatattttgtttttgacataTCAGAATATGATTAAAGGATTTGATTCAAATGTTGTAAGTTTAATAAAAGCATTTTAACACACCACATTTAAAGCCATAAACCAGTCGACGTTTCGGTGTTTCAGTTTAGTGCTACCAGAAAAGAAATTATAGAGCTGTAATGAAGTCTTCACTTCATTGATTTTATAATGTTAAGTAGTATTTCTGTCACGTTATAATATCAAAGTCAATGTATGTGCAGTGAAAATTAAATCGTGCCAATATTACTGAAAATTCATCAAAGATTCCAGTAAAATCGAAATTTTTCGAAGTCAAATCATTTCAGCTGCATACAATTTCTGATGATGTAATTGACATAACTTGATGTGATATTAAAGAACTGCACAGTGGTAGGTCAAATTACGATCCATAATACCATGACCAGAAGTTAATGTCTCTCCTAGGCCTGTAGTCAGGTCACTATCCAACACAATGGGTAGAACAAAAACAAGACTTCAAGATTTATGTCCCCTTTCAACTCAGTTTTACTTATAATACATGTGCATCAATTGTATCATAGGAAACAATTTTTAGCAATACATTAATGCCACTAGGTAACCTTCTTGTTTTTTGCTTTCTAATAACAGATAATGCATTGACTGTAGACGTGTccatttaattaataattacaattatattttaatcataATTAAAGAAACAGGaacaaagtttttaaaaaaaatcactaaaaATGGAAGAAAAACATTATTTCACAAATATGACTGCACATACAGTACTCATAATGCTTGCTAGTGTTTTTAAATCCAAGCATTTTAATTGAACACATATCACGTTTTCAATATCTCCATAAGAATCGGATATCCAGTACTGTGTGGTTCACTTTTTGCCACCACCCCACAGCCAGCCCTTCACCATCCCGGTGATGCCACTACCGGACTTTTTCTGTTCCACCTTGTCCTCCAGGGACGGGAACTCCAAGTTGTTCAGAGCCAGATCAAAAAACAGAGGCCTACAGGGAATTGGTTCAAAGTCTGGTGGGAAAGAAGCTATGTTTGGTTTCTTACTGGTCAGCGACTTGTCATTAACATACTGGTCAAGACGGTCCACAAGAGGCTGaataaaacaaaggaaaagtattatataacaacAGATATGATATTATGAAGAATCTCAAACCAGCAATTTCCATGATAATATATAGAACATGGTTATAAGGTAGGAATCCTGGCCATATCCAAGTTATCATTATTACATCTTTGAGACAGGTACCTTTATCTCTAGTGGGAGCATCAATATCTCTTTTTACTCTTTGTAACTCACACCCAGTTGGCCCTGCCTTCATCCTCTATTTTTGAAGTCATTGCCGATACCAATAAAATACCTCCAAATGTGATTTGCTTCAAATGTTTACCTCGTTCTGTTGCTATATAactaaattaatttttttttaatttttttttttttaattttatctttCTCTTTTTCCGCGTAATGTTTCTAGTTTAATTCTGATCATTTGAAGTGAGTTGTTGACAGACAAGGTATAAAGCGAAAACTTTATGAAGTTCATAGGCACCAGTTCACCATTTACTATGAATAATTATCTCAATAAAATCAATTGTGAACTGCAAAAGGTTTTAAAATAATGCAAATGTTTGGTATACACAATACTTCGCAAGTCTTACCGTTTTAGAATTAAAAGATATGGTACTAAATTGGTCTGTAACATCATTGACATCCAATATACTTCTGGCATGGCAGGAATACTTCTGTCCTTCCACTAACTTTTCAAGGTCTTCTAAATTGTCCATTTCGCACTGTAACGTAACGTAAGATAAGCttacagaaatgtcaaacaaaTTTTTTTCTTGTATTAGACAGAAAATATTCCTGTACATGAAACAAGGAAATCTCACATTTTATCCAGTGTTAGATATTTTCTGTCTGGTCAAGACTGATTggtaattttatttgaaattgaaaagcCACTTTATAGTTAAAATtcttatttttaccattttcaGGTTTTGTCATGTAATGCTAAATAACGAATTACCAATCAAGTTAAATCTTAAATTATCAGGCAAATTATTTGATaatgtaacatcaatatatgtCATTCTTAGGTTTTCTAAAACACTTAAATCTAGCCTGTACCTTGTACATCAATGCCATTGCCTTTGGTAACTTCTTGAAACCATCTCTAGATGACCCCAAGTATGTTAGACATCTCTCCATCAATGCGATTGCTTCTGTCCATTTCTTGGCGCCAACATATGATTGAGCTATATAATATGAcctaaaataagaaaattacatatttataaattcAGATCATATCAGTAAAACAAATCATGataatatattaacaaatatttCCCTTTATTAAGTACAATACACAGTCCTTTCCCCAGACAAAATGGCAGAGCTGAGCATTATCTGTCTAATGTGTTAAGGAGTGTAACAAAATCACGgataattgaaataatattttttctagcttgcatttatttcaattttcatattgCCATAGAAACTAAATTTCTAAAATGATTTCTCGTTTGGATGATTCCATTGTAACATATGAACTTTAAGAGCATGTGTAGGCTGGTATCTTCCCCAGAACTCCTTGTGAGGGAGTAGGccataaaaaacatcaattttcGGAGCCAAAAAGCTCGAGTAAATGAGCAAAAGCTCGAGTAAATGAGCAAAAGCTCGAGTAAATGAGCAATTACCTATTACATTCATTAAACAATCATTTGTGTTTAGGTTTACCTAAATGCTTTAAACCCTAATATCCTGGCCTCCATTTCCTCCTCTAGTGATGAATCTTCTTCTAGACCAGGTAAAGCTGGAATTTCTGAAAGATTCTGGCAAAAGAAAAACACACAAAATTTATTTAAGCTACGAGCAGGACTATAACCAATCCAAAACctgatatacattatacaaataaaaaacctgatatacataatacaaataaaaaaccTCATTATTTAACACTTAATTTGGAAAAGCTTCATATTTAAGTAAAGTATGACAGTTTCTTTAACATTTGCATTGTACAGTTCATCTGTGGGCATGCTAGAATAAGGATTAGAACCATTatcatatttggtttgtttttgtttaacgtcctattaacagccagggtcattttatcatatatatatatatataacatagtaacacaaatgaagaaggaagacaattttatgactcgCGATTGATGGCACCTAATGGCTTATatataccactgcgccacatccaCATTCTTATAGAAGAATGTTTCACTGGCCCAGTGATGGTCAGCCTGATACCCTGACAGGATCATAGTGACAAGGTGTGtgttagatgatatgaatacctggattaCAATGTTTACATCTACATGGATGCGAATCATACACAtgttataaatattcatcacagtataactacaacaggaaattcaaatcattagccttcggatcaacaacacatagtgcatataaatatgtacatctaGGTTATTCATGCCatcaattttcaataaaacaagaACAACAATAAGAGACTGATGGATGTAGTGTTCTATACCTACCTGTATCATTATGTCGTACAACCTGACTAAATCCTGAGGCTTGGTGATCTTTCTGCCTTCCTGCACCTGTTTCCAAGGCAGGTAGTTTTTGAGTGATTCTATTAGAAGCAGATTACGTTCTACAGTCTTGGTGAGTCGTGTATAGGAGAGATAGGTATGAagataatgttgatttgatATCTTCCCTTCGAAACTCTGACCTCGGATGGCTGATTTGAAGTTCTGATATTGAAATGACAAGACATTTTGTTAAAGTATAAAATGGTTAAAATTGATATTACAAGAAAGTGTTTTCCATCCTGATAAAACTTTCTTTATACAGTTTGTTCTGATAAATCAGGAAAAGAAATGGTACAAGAAATCAATGTATGGATCCTCCCCATGTTTACAGATACTGACAAACGACTGTAGATGACACATACAGATACTGACAAACGACTGGAATTGACACATACAGATACTGACAAACGACTGGAGTTGACACATACAGATACTGACAAACGACTGGAGTTGACACATACAGATACTGACAAACGACTGGAGTTGACACATACAGATACTGACAAACGACTGGAGTTGACACACAGATACTGACAAACGACTGGAGTTGACACATACAGATACTGACAAATGACTGAGTTGACACATACAGATACTGAAAAACGACTGGAGTTGACACATACAGATACTGACAAACGACTGGAGTTGACACATACATACACTGACAAACGACTGGAGTTGACATATACAGACACTGACAAACAACTGGAGTTGACACATACAGATACTGACAAACAACTGGAGTTGACACATACAGATACTGACAAACGACTGGAGTTGACACATACAGATACTGACAAACGACTGGAGTTGACACATACAGATACTGACAAACGACTGGAGTTGACACATACAGATACTCACAAATGACTGGAGTTGACACATACAGATACTGACAAACGACTGGAGTTGACACACAGATACTGACAAACGACTGGAGTTGACACATACAGATACTGACAAATGACTGAGTTGACACATACAGATACTGAAAAACGACTGGAGTTGACACATACAGATACTGACAAACGGCTGTAGATGACACATACAGATACTGACAAACAACTGGAGTTGACACATACAGATACTGACAAATGACTGGAAATGACACATACAGATACTGACAAACGACTGGAGTTGACATATACAGATACTGACAAACGACTCGAGTTGACATATACAGATACTGACAAACGACTGGAGTTGACACATACAGATACTGACAAACGACTGGAGTTGACATATACAGATACTGACAAACGACTGGAGTTGACACATACagatactgacaaatgacagtTGACACATACATACACTGACAAACGACTGGAGTTGACACATACAGATACTGACAAATGACTGGAGTTGACACATACAGATACTGACAAACGGCTGGAGATGACACATACAGATACTGACAAACGGCTGTAGATGACACATACAGATACTGACAAACGACTGGAGTTGACACATACAAATACTGACAATGAATATCGCCATCAATGAAATGTTtcatacaaattaaaaatatgaaagaaatacatttaatCATGGGAAAAATACACCCATACACTCGGACTAAGAATATTCCTACTGGCAATCTGATAACACTACTTACAGCATCTTCTTGTAAGGCATCCCGAAGGACTTGCTGGGCTTCAATACACTGCTTCAGCAGACTCTCGTAAATGGATACTTTACTGTCAGTGCTCTCTGCACTCTCAATCTCCTTGATGCTCTCCTGAAGGTTGAGCAGGAACAAACGGACAGGCTCACTTTTCACAGGCACAGTACGTCCCCGCCATGGAAACTCTGATAGAGTAGCTGCCTGCTTCTCTCGGGTTTGTGAAAGTAGATCCTATAATAAAATGGCTAGATATATCTCATAAAACAAGCAGGAAGATTTGTGTTTTTGAAGTTACATGATTACTGATTTATGAcccattcttttttttaaatcatgcTGAATTTTCAGCTAATTTTACCTAGGTCATATGAGCTTCCTGTAAAACTGAATTGTTTATTGTTCATCAACAATGGAGAAAAAATATTGCACTGAATCACATTTTTCTATATCAGTAAATATCAGTATGTTATATACTGGTACACTACTAGTTAACAATTTCTAAGAAAAGTAGTGTTCAGTTGGAACACCTAACAACAGCTGGTGATAATAATTTATGCCAGAACAATTACAACCATTTTTTAGTTTCAACAAATACCTGAACTTAAACACAAACTCAGTGTTGATATTTGTTAAGTGACAGGATGCTATGAGGAAAGTTAATAAGTGTTAGCTTACATCCAGATGCGAAGTGAACTGGTTCTCTCCTCCTCTGCGTCGCATCTGCTTGAGTTCTGAGATGGCAGACTCGTCCCCGATGTTGTACGCACAGTAACGAATGTTGGGAGTAACTTCCTCTACCTGCTGTAGGTAGACGGACTGAAGTTCCTCGGTGAATGCGCTGGCCAACTTCTCATATATTGTTCTGTCCACACAGCATTTACATGTTAGTCATTGTCAAATACAACAGGAGAGAGTTATTAGTCTCATTCTAACTAAGACTAAAATATactaataaaatttaaattatggggtttacattataatacatcTGTTTCCAGGTATTGTCATGGTAATGcaaaatactgtatttatcctcaaacaagaCCCCTCCGGatctcctagtgtaaaagttcagtatCAAAAGAGAGTACTTATGAACCACTTTTTGCTTACTATATTAAAATAGAGATTATGCCAAAATGAAAATGAGGGCTTTTGTGCATTACATACATTAATACGTCATTGCTACTACTTAATGTTAACTGGGAAGATATTccatttttcttcattttggaAAAATACCACTTTTGGCTTGAGGAAACAGTCTGTTTTTGGCTATGAATTGGGCAAAAAGTTTCATTAAATCTTACTTTGTTTCTGTGTAGTATTCTATGGCGCTTGCCCAGTTTTCACTTTCAAACTGCATCCCAGCCTTCATCCACATCACATATCCctgaaaagaaataaacaatgaaTAATATTCTTATTTCATCATatatgtacagtggaccctcaataatccgaacaccttcgttcccagtccaaaccgtccggattacgagttttccggactgccgaatttcgtctaccaggtcaaaaacattgtcgtgtaagagttatctcccttgattatatacaatccgggacgtttcataaacacgtctaattgtcagactttttaacaataaatgtacttatgtttctgatatgattcttgttttgttttgtagaaaataaactatgtttttaaaagaacatgtaa from Pecten maximus chromosome 1, xPecMax1.1, whole genome shotgun sequence includes these protein-coding regions:
- the LOC117334610 gene encoding signal recognition particle subunit SRP68-like, whose amino-acid sequence is MAASGESMTGENETCDETASSTETAEVECFTIEVLQLVKEARQQHGLRHGDFQRYRGYCSRRIRRIRKSLHFPQGTKHRVQPKKIQVENLTDVRFLHLPLFCAERAWFYAMQLKAEANTEPRKRFHMMSRIRKAVTYAEEFQELCKSPKCDARTKLECQGYVMWMKAGMQFESENWASAIEYYTETKTIYEKLASAFTEELQSVYLQQVEEVTPNIRYCAYNIGDESAISELKQMRRRGGENQFTSHLDDLLSQTREKQAATLSEFPWRGRTVPVKSEPVRLFLLNLQESIKEIESAESTDSKVSIYESLLKQCIEAQQVLRDALQEDANFKSAIRGQSFEGKISNQHYLHTYLSYTRLTKTVERNLLLIESLKNYLPWKQVQEGRKITKPQDLVRLYDIMIQNLSEIPALPGLEEDSSLEEEMEARILGFKAFRSYYIAQSYVGAKKWTEAIALMERCLTYLGSSRDGFKKLPKAMALMYKCEMDNLEDLEKLVEGQKYSCHARSILDVNDVTDQFSTISFNSKTPLVDRLDQYVNDKSLTSKKPNIASFPPDFEPIPCRPLFFDLALNNLEFPSLEDKVEQKKSGSGITGMVKGWLWGGGKK